A window of the Streptomyces sp. Ag109_O5-10 genome harbors these coding sequences:
- the guaA gene encoding glutamine-hydrolyzing GMP synthase has translation MSSATPAAAAPDTVLVVDFGAQYAQLIARRVREARVYSEIVPSTMPVAEMLAKNPAAIILSGGPSSVYEEGAPRLDRELFEAGVPIFGMCYGFQLMAQVLGGTVDNTGAREYGRTDLHVSKASSTLFEGTPAEQHVWMSHGDACSAAPEGFTVSASTDVVPVAAFENDEQKLYGVQYHPEVMHSTHGQQVLEHFLYRGAGLKPTWTTGNVIDEQVAAIRELVGDKRAICGLSGGVDSAVAAALVQKAIGSQLTCVYVDHGLMRKGETEQVEKDFVAATGVQLKVVDAEARFLDALAGVSDPEQKRKIIGREFIRVFEQAQAEIIADAGPAVEFLVQGTLYPDVVESGGGTGTANIKSHHNVGGLPEDLEFKLVEPLRKLFKDEVRMVGQELGLPDEIVQRQPFPGPGLGIRIVGEVTKERLDLLREADAIAREELTAAGLDRDIWQCPVVLLADVRSVGVQGDGRTYGHPIVLRPVSSEDAMTADWSRLPYEVLAKISTRITNEVRDVNRVVLDVTSKPPGTIEWE, from the coding sequence GTGTCATCAGCGACTCCCGCTGCCGCCGCTCCCGACACCGTCCTGGTCGTCGACTTCGGCGCGCAGTACGCCCAGCTCATCGCCCGCCGCGTCCGCGAGGCCCGGGTCTACAGCGAGATCGTGCCCAGCACCATGCCGGTCGCCGAGATGCTCGCCAAGAACCCGGCGGCGATCATCCTCTCCGGCGGCCCCTCGTCCGTGTACGAGGAGGGCGCCCCCCGCCTGGACCGCGAGCTCTTCGAGGCCGGCGTCCCGATCTTCGGCATGTGCTACGGCTTCCAGCTGATGGCGCAGGTCCTCGGCGGCACCGTCGACAACACCGGCGCCCGCGAGTACGGCCGCACCGACCTGCACGTCTCCAAGGCGTCCTCCACCCTGTTCGAGGGCACCCCCGCCGAGCAGCACGTGTGGATGTCGCACGGCGACGCCTGCTCCGCCGCCCCCGAGGGCTTCACCGTCAGCGCGTCCACGGACGTCGTCCCGGTCGCCGCCTTCGAGAACGACGAGCAGAAGCTCTACGGCGTCCAGTACCACCCCGAGGTCATGCACTCCACGCACGGCCAGCAGGTCCTGGAGCACTTCCTCTACCGGGGCGCGGGCCTCAAGCCCACCTGGACCACCGGCAACGTGATCGACGAGCAGGTCGCCGCGATCCGCGAACTGGTCGGCGACAAGCGCGCCATCTGCGGCCTGTCCGGCGGCGTCGACTCGGCGGTGGCCGCCGCCCTCGTCCAGAAGGCCATCGGCTCCCAGCTGACCTGCGTGTACGTCGACCACGGCCTGATGCGCAAGGGCGAGACCGAGCAGGTCGAGAAGGACTTCGTCGCCGCGACCGGCGTCCAGCTGAAGGTCGTGGACGCGGAGGCCCGCTTCCTCGACGCCCTCGCCGGCGTCTCCGACCCGGAGCAGAAGCGGAAGATCATCGGCCGCGAGTTCATCCGGGTCTTCGAGCAGGCCCAGGCCGAGATCATCGCCGACGCCGGCCCGGCCGTGGAGTTCCTGGTCCAGGGCACCCTCTACCCGGACGTGGTGGAGTCCGGCGGCGGCACCGGCACCGCGAACATCAAGTCGCACCACAACGTCGGCGGCCTCCCCGAGGACCTGGAGTTCAAGCTCGTCGAGCCGCTCCGCAAGCTCTTCAAGGACGAGGTCCGCATGGTCGGCCAGGAGCTCGGCCTGCCGGACGAGATCGTCCAGCGCCAGCCGTTCCCCGGCCCGGGTCTCGGCATCCGGATCGTCGGCGAGGTCACCAAGGAACGCCTGGACCTGCTCCGCGAGGCGGACGCGATCGCCCGCGAGGAGCTGACCGCGGCCGGCCTCGACCGGGACATCTGGCAGTGTCCGGTGGTCCTGCTCGCGGACGTCCGCAGCGTCGGCGTCCAGGGCGACGGCCGCACCTACGGCCACCCGATCGTGCTGCGCCCGGTCTCCTCCGAGGACGCCATGACGGCCGACTGGTCCCGCCTGCCGTACGAGGTCCTCGCGAAGATCTCCACCCGGATCACCAACGAGGTCCGCGACGTCAACCGGGTCGTCCTCGACGTCACCTCCAAGCCGCCGGGCACCATCGAGTGGGAGTAG